A genomic window from Cytobacillus suaedae includes:
- a CDS encoding diguanylate cyclase: protein MLSDLVINISILMSFTFIWHQLFRHNRLTMNSPLRIKILDGLIAGLLGIILMHYSIQVNNITILDLRHIPVILVAFFGGFIPTLVSVIVISIGRFLIAYNFSSVVSLFMMFTIAFGASFISTRLKLTPWIKWMLLLVYSQTIFSLALYIVVDDFNEVLDYAFYHVISTMVGGTLIYHFVNYIRLNSELYIKYKESSQRDSLTGLFNVRSFDYYYNSILTKTMETKGDCSICILDVDHFKQINDTHGHLAGDKVLKQLANLLKSLTREEDILSRNGGEEFSIILPNCNYEKAKEIAERIRKKVEEQPFYLSENKQINLTVSVGIAAYYDDLEKPYTLFQEADDALYHAKQNGRNIVCSSSRSITQQNLNFNN from the coding sequence ATGCTTAGTGATTTAGTTATTAATATATCTATTTTAATGTCCTTCACTTTTATATGGCATCAGCTATTTAGACATAATCGACTTACTATGAACTCTCCATTAAGGATTAAAATACTAGATGGCTTAATCGCAGGTTTATTAGGAATTATTTTGATGCACTACAGTATACAAGTAAATAATATTACTATTTTAGACTTAAGGCATATTCCGGTGATTTTAGTTGCATTCTTTGGTGGCTTTATACCGACTCTAGTATCAGTAATTGTTATTTCAATAGGTAGATTCCTAATTGCATATAACTTCTCTTCAGTCGTTTCTTTATTTATGATGTTTACAATTGCCTTTGGTGCTAGTTTTATATCTACAAGACTCAAACTCACTCCTTGGATAAAGTGGATGCTTCTACTGGTTTATAGTCAAACGATCTTTTCCTTGGCATTATATATTGTTGTTGATGACTTTAATGAAGTGTTAGACTATGCCTTTTACCATGTAATATCAACTATGGTCGGTGGAACATTAATTTACCATTTTGTAAACTACATCAGATTAAACAGCGAACTATATATTAAATATAAAGAAAGCTCTCAAAGGGACTCATTAACTGGACTGTTTAATGTTCGATCGTTTGATTATTATTACAATTCCATTTTGACAAAAACGATGGAAACAAAAGGTGACTGTTCAATTTGTATTTTAGATGTTGATCACTTTAAGCAAATTAACGATACACACGGCCATTTGGCAGGTGATAAAGTATTAAAACAGCTCGCAAATCTACTAAAGAGTTTAACCCGTGAAGAAGATATTTTATCAAGAAACGGTGGAGAAGAATTTTCAATTATTCTACCCAATTGTAATTATGAAAAAGCAAAGGAAATTGCAGAACGAATTCGCAAAAAAGTAGAAGAGCAACCATTTTATCTTTCTGAGAACAAACAAATAAATCTTACTGTTTCTGTAGGTATTGCTGCTTATTATGATGACTTAGAGAAACCTTACACACTTTTCCAAGAAGCCGACGATGCACTCTATCACGCTAAACAGAATGGGAGAAATATCGTCTGTTCTTCTTCACGATCAATAACACAACAGAATTTAAACTTTAATAATTAA
- a CDS encoding MATE family efflux transporter gives MYQTHNLKEKIKLIFIMLIPILITQLGMFSMVFFNTIMSGKYNPADLAGVAIGSSIWNPIFTGLSGILLAVSPIAAQRFGEKRDKEVTSVVVNGINLAFIIGIIVIFVGAIILNPILDAMNLAPSVHKTAHDYLFGLSFGIIPLFVFNVLRSFIYALGITRIVMIILLSSLPVNFFLNYVLIYGHWGFPELGGAGAGFATSLTYWVIAGLTAFIIKTKTPFSTYSVFTNYKSISLEESKEILRIGVPMGLSTFFETSMFAVVTILISKFAITTIAAYQTALNVVSFLYMIPVSISMALTVLVGFEVGAKRYKDAKVYSWLGIGLSMIIALVTGLLVVLFRYDVAGLYSNDPEVIVLTAHFLIYALFFQLADAIQATALAALRGYKDVNVAFVMTLIAYWLICLPLGYYLANFTNLGAPGYWIGLTAGLLAAGIGLSFRLIQIQRKYEFQIPVSKITPSLH, from the coding sequence ATGTATCAAACACATAATTTGAAAGAAAAAATAAAACTAATTTTCATAATGTTAATTCCTATACTGATTACACAACTTGGTATGTTTTCTATGGTGTTTTTTAACACAATAATGTCAGGTAAATACAACCCAGCTGATTTGGCTGGAGTAGCCATTGGTTCTTCTATTTGGAATCCAATTTTCACAGGATTAAGTGGAATCTTACTTGCAGTATCACCTATAGCTGCCCAGCGTTTTGGTGAGAAGAGAGATAAAGAAGTAACTAGTGTAGTAGTAAATGGCATTAATCTAGCTTTTATCATCGGAATAATCGTTATTTTTGTTGGTGCTATTATCCTAAATCCTATTTTAGACGCTATGAATTTAGCTCCTAGTGTCCACAAAACAGCTCATGATTATTTATTTGGATTAAGTTTTGGAATTATCCCTTTGTTTGTTTTTAATGTATTACGATCATTTATCTATGCTTTAGGGATCACAAGAATTGTGATGATTATCTTGTTAAGCTCTCTACCAGTGAACTTCTTTTTAAACTATGTATTAATTTATGGACACTGGGGATTTCCTGAACTTGGTGGAGCTGGAGCGGGATTTGCTACTTCTTTGACATATTGGGTAATTGCAGGGCTTACAGCATTTATTATTAAAACGAAAACGCCTTTTTCAACCTACTCTGTATTTACAAACTATAAATCTATATCACTTGAAGAGAGTAAAGAAATCCTAAGAATAGGAGTACCGATGGGCTTATCAACTTTTTTTGAAACAAGCATGTTTGCTGTAGTCACAATATTGATAAGCAAATTTGCGATTACAACAATTGCTGCCTATCAAACTGCTTTAAATGTAGTTTCCTTCCTTTATATGATACCAGTAAGTATTTCAATGGCCTTAACAGTTTTAGTTGGATTTGAAGTTGGGGCAAAACGATATAAAGATGCAAAGGTTTATAGTTGGCTTGGCATAGGTTTATCTATGATAATTGCATTAGTAACGGGATTGTTAGTTGTCCTGTTTAGATATGATGTTGCGGGCCTTTATTCGAATGACCCGGAAGTTATTGTGTTAACTGCTCACTTTTTGATATATGCTTTATTTTTCCAATTGGCAGATGCTATCCAAGCAACTGCTCTTGCAGCCCTCAGAGGCTATAAGGATGTAAATGTAGCTTTCGTAATGACACTTATAGCCTATTGGCTAATTTGCTTACCACTAGGTTATTATTTGGCTAATTTTACGAATTTAGGTGCTCCTGGATACTGGATCGGCTTAACAGCAGGATTGCTTGCAGCGGGAATAGGTTTATCGTTTAGACTAATTCAAATACAAAGGAAATATGAGTTTCAAATTCCTGTTTCGAAAATAACCCCTAGCCTTCACTAG
- a CDS encoding COX15/CtaA family protein — MLFITIKRVVLLSIIVTYILIVFGGYVASSESGMGCGPEWPLCNGEVIPELKGDTLIEFAHRVIGLFLVLIAVILYRLIRKLNTDRLRAAGNWMIGILTFQVLAGAVVVILDLPTIVVTTHLLTAMLFMFSLLWIYRINQRSGTFENITHQKTMIHSLNLVLVLVLVTIGLGAYIKHMHYGLACEWFACEDSWLPTTGPQLFQTLHRWVAFITVAYILLLTGYSYWRKWGRVLQSRLFIASFIILIQLLSGVFTVITNISIPWAVIHLALGTVLFMVVADTRVSLGVAITGKKSDFLSNYSGRRINK; from the coding sequence GTGTTATTTATTACTATTAAACGAGTAGTCTTACTTTCAATCATTGTAACGTACATACTAATTGTATTTGGAGGATATGTTGCTTCATCCGAGTCAGGAATGGGCTGTGGCCCAGAGTGGCCATTATGTAATGGTGAGGTGATTCCAGAATTAAAAGGCGATACCCTAATTGAGTTTGCCCATCGTGTCATAGGTTTATTTCTTGTATTAATTGCTGTTATCTTATATAGACTAATTCGCAAATTGAATACTGATCGTTTGCGGGCTGCGGGTAATTGGATGATAGGTATACTTACATTTCAAGTTCTTGCAGGTGCTGTAGTAGTCATTTTGGACTTACCAACGATTGTTGTTACTACCCATCTTCTAACGGCTATGCTTTTTATGTTTAGCTTGCTATGGATTTATCGAATTAACCAAAGAAGTGGGACGTTTGAAAACATTACACACCAAAAAACAATGATTCATAGTCTAAACCTAGTATTGGTTTTAGTGTTAGTGACAATTGGATTAGGAGCTTATATAAAACATATGCATTATGGGTTAGCGTGTGAATGGTTTGCTTGTGAAGATTCGTGGCTGCCTACTACCGGTCCGCAACTATTTCAAACGTTACATAGATGGGTTGCATTTATTACTGTAGCTTACATACTACTATTAACAGGTTATTCATATTGGAGAAAATGGGGGAGAGTGTTACAGAGCCGTTTATTTATAGCTTCATTCATTATTCTCATTCAATTACTAAGCGGTGTATTCACAGTTATTACGAATATTAGTATTCCTTGGGCAGTTATTCATTTGGCACTTGGTACAGTGTTGTTTATGGTCGTAGCAGATACTAGAGTTTCATTAGGAGTCGCTATTACCGGAAAGAAGAGTGATTTTTTGTCTAATTATAGTGGAAGGAGAATTAATAAGTAG
- a CDS encoding rhodanese-like domain-containing protein — protein MSEIEIITTEELMQKLEQGEKLELVDVREDEEVAEGMVPGAKHIKMGDIPANLDYFTKDKEYIFICRSGRRSENVCYYLNEQGFKVRNLVGGMLEWTGETK, from the coding sequence ATGTCTGAAATTGAAATTATTACTACTGAAGAACTTATGCAAAAGCTTGAACAAGGCGAGAAGTTAGAATTAGTCGATGTACGTGAAGATGAAGAAGTTGCAGAAGGAATGGTACCAGGTGCTAAGCACATTAAAATGGGAGATATTCCAGCAAATCTTGATTACTTCACCAAAGATAAAGAATATATATTTATTTGCCGTTCAGGTCGCCGTAGTGAAAATGTATGCTACTATCTAAACGAACAAGGCTTCAAAGTTCGTAATCTGGTTGGCGGCATGCTTGAGTGGACAGGCGAAACTAAATAA